The Quercus lobata isolate SW786 chromosome 9, ValleyOak3.0 Primary Assembly, whole genome shotgun sequence region AGACAAGAATTAGTCAATGTAGAATTTCTATCTAAATCTTTAGAAGAAACTTATGCATTTGATACGACATACTTATGATGATAAAAACATGTAGTATTCCTTCAAGGCTTTTCAGGATATTATCTTGAAATGTAAGTTTGAATATCAACTAATGATGGTgacaagataataaacaagATTCCAATTTGTGAAATTTAGTCAATAATTTCGTTCCTTTagaaaaaatcatgtgttacaCACTTTGTTCAAGGAAGAAGACTTTTATTGGGGTAATGATACACATTGTACTATACTGATTTTACCACCATGTGAAAGGGCTACAATGTTAGTACATCTCATGCATtacttagggtttttttttttcatttttaccatctctttaattttgtttttcctttcctggAAAATAAGCTCTACAATGAGAGTCAATAATACATCTAGTAATATCTAAGTCCATCGGTATCAGTACCAACTGAAGAATGAAAAGATTGAACAACCACTTCAATAACTCTTACAACAGTAGCCTATGCATAATCTTTCTTGAACTCACATCCTTCAATGTGATATTACCTTTTTTGTGGTCATTTAATACTTTGCTTTGTGTTGATGTACCTAATGAGATAGAGGAAATTACTCCTTATTGTTATACTCAAAAGTaatgtatcattttttttgtacACATTTTAAGTGGTAGTGAAGGGTATCAATATTGAGTATCTCCattaaaaacacacaaaaaaagaagtaattcaACCTAAAAGTCATTGTCAAAAGTAATGTGTAATGTATCTTTGGGTAAAGGAGATGCCTGAAATCAAATGAACTTGATTGCATCCAATTAATATTCAACCTTCTATAATTGATAAATTTGGAATGAAAGGAACATGCTTATGAGTATGCTTAATTTATGCAGTGCAGGACTCAAGACTCAAGTGGGGAGAATATGAATACTTTTTCTCATGTTCCACCCGGTTTTCGGTTTCATCCAACAGATGAAGAACTAGTTGATTATTaccttaggaaaaaaatttcttcacgAAGGATTGACCTAGATGTCATTAAAGATGTTGACCTCTACAAAATTGAGCCTTGGGATCTTCAAGGTATATAGTACTgatttcataaaattttcaatttccaaattattttttatgaaattagacAATCAAATAAATCTGGTTATTTTTGTACATTCTTGCAAAATTTGGAAAGAGCTATGCAGGATAGGAACAGAAGAGCAAAATGAGTGGTACTTTTTTAGCCATAAAGATAAGAAGTATCCAACAGGAACTCGCACAAATAGAGCCACAACAGCGGGGTTTTGGAAAGCAACAGGAAGAGACAAAGCTATATACTCTAAGCATGACTTAATTGGAATGAGGAAGACCTTAGTCTTTTACAAAGGTCGAGCTCCAAATGGACAAAAATCAGACTGGATTATGCATGAATACCGGCTTGAAACTGAAGAAAATGGGACTCCACAGGCAAGTACAACAAAACCCTAGGAGTTTAATTAAATTTCCTAACTTTCATTAACTTCAAATGCTCATGtaccttttaaaaatatgttttccTTTGTATTACGTAGAAAACTCAACGTAAACTACCTGTCCTCATGCATAGTTTTGGTCTTTTAATTTATGCTCCCTCTTATGAATGTCAGCCAACTTCTTAGTTTCAGAACTTGTAAGAATTGCAATATAACTTAAAAATTCATTAGGCTGTCTATATCCATCTGAATTATAGACTACAGACCTTTTAGTACTTTAGACTACTTAATTATCTCAGAAACATTATTTCATGTTCAGTTGTTTGGAATATtggtgcatatatatataagcaggAGCTCAAATGCAGTATAAGTGCTCTCTACTAACTTTCAATCTTCCCCATAAGAACTAGAAAGGAAAATCTTGAACATATTATGAACCAATCTTTCTACGAATTGATCGCAACCCCcagaaattgaatttttttcatctcttcaaTGTATTTTAACACTTTACTATGTTTTAATATAATATGCAACATTGGCATATTTATAGGGGTATTAGATACTATCTAAGAGTATTGTAATTAAGTGCATGGTATCATACAGTTCTTACTACGACAAGAATCAGGGTTTGAATCTCTCTCTTCACTCTTTTAAAGCAAAAATTAGGTTGTTATTTGGAATCCTAATGTCCTAACagattttgagagaaaaacagCAAACTATATTGTTCATTTTCAGTTTGCCTTTTGGGTAACGAAATGAGTACTACTTTCTTTTGGTTTAACCTATGTAATGGTGTTCATCATCGGAAAGGAAAGTATATATTGCAGCAAAATTACTCATGTAATCTTTTTGTGCAACTGATCAGCAGGAGGAAGGTTGGGTGGTCTGCAGGGTATTCAAGAAAAGGATAGCAACAGTGCGTAAAGTAAACGAGCAGGGATCACCCTGTTGGTACGATGATCAAGTCTCATTCATGCCTGATTTAGACTCACCTAAGCATAATTCCCAGTCTAATTTGGTGTACCAGCTCCCTTATTGCAAGAAAGAGCTAGATTTGGTACCATACCATGCTCCACATGACCACTTCCTTCAGCTCCCACTCTTAGAGAGCCCAAAGTTGCTCCAATCAGCTCCCACTATAAGCTCCAATTCCTTAGCCCCATATGTTATAGACATCAACCATGCCACCACTTTGCAATCCTCATCAATCTCACAAGAGGAACAAATTCAACATCAACCCCATGAACAAAACTTTTATGTGGCTTATGCTAACAATAATTGCAATGGGCAAGCAGTGGATCAAGTTACAGATTGGAGAGTGCTTGACAAATTTGTTGCTTCTCAACTAAGCCATGAGGATGCATCCAAGCAAAATAGCTACTCAACTGGTACCAACAACATCTATCACACATCAAACAGCACCAATGTATTTGTCAGACGTATGGATAAGCAAGAAATGGTGCCAGAAAGTGTGTCTATGTCAAGCTCTAGTGGCCAAACTGAGTTGTGGAAGTGACATCTACCATGCTGATCATAGAATATTGAgtttgaaaagaagaagaaaaaaaaaagggaagtaaTGTTTCAAATTTCTGTACATAATGAACTAAGACAGTGTAACTTTAACAGTTGGTGAGCTTCTGGCTCTCCTACTAGCTAGTATTAAGTTAATACTACCAAATagttagtgaaaaaaaattatatttctttgTATGATGAAGATATATCCTTGGAGGGTACTATGAAGCTAGCTGAGTGTAATAGATGGAGCATGGTTTGTGTGTAGTGAgctttgttatttctttttataagtaCAAATTAAGGGCTTTATTGTGTAGCTTAAGGACTTACAGCGTACATGTGCTGTTTATGGAGTCAG contains the following coding sequences:
- the LOC115959355 gene encoding NAC domain-containing protein 7-like isoform X1; this translates as MNTFSHVPPGFRFHPTDEELVDYYLRKKISSRRIDLDVIKDVDLYKIEPWDLQELCRIGTEEQNEWYFFSHKDKKYPTGTRTNRATTAGFWKATGRDKAIYSKHDLIGMRKTLVFYKGRAPNGQKSDWIMHEYRLETEENGTPQQEEGWVVCRVFKKRIATVRKVNEQGSPCWYDDQVSFMPDLDSPKHNSQSNLVYQLPYCKKELDLVPYHAPHDHFLQLPLLESPKLLQSAPTISSNSLAPYVIDINHATTLQSSSISQEEQIQHQPHEQNFYVAYANNNCNGQAVDQVTDWRVLDKFVASQLSHEDASKQNSYSTGTNNIYHTSNSTNVFVRRMDKQEMVPESVSMSSSSGQTELWK
- the LOC115959355 gene encoding NAC domain-containing protein 7-like isoform X2; translated protein: MNTFSHVPPGFRFHPTDEELVDYYLRKKISSRRIDLDVIKDVDLYKIEPWDLQELCRIGTEEQNEWYFFSHKDKKYPTGTRTNRATTAGFWKATGRDKAIYSKHDLIGMRKTLVFYKGRAPNGQKSDWIMHEYRLETEENGTPQEEGWVVCRVFKKRIATVRKVNEQGSPCWYDDQVSFMPDLDSPKHNSQSNLVYQLPYCKKELDLVPYHAPHDHFLQLPLLESPKLLQSAPTISSNSLAPYVIDINHATTLQSSSISQEEQIQHQPHEQNFYVAYANNNCNGQAVDQVTDWRVLDKFVASQLSHEDASKQNSYSTGTNNIYHTSNSTNVFVRRMDKQEMVPESVSMSSSSGQTELWK